A window from Vibrio cortegadensis encodes these proteins:
- a CDS encoding NADPH-dependent 2,4-dienoyl-CoA reductase, whose amino-acid sequence MSAMYPHLLEPLDLGFTQLRNRVLMGSMHTGLEEHKEGLQKLAAFYEERAKGGVGLIVTGGFSPNLRGRLHPLSAEFSKPKHARAHQVVTEAVHKHGGKIALQILHAGRYAMHPFAQSASGMKAPIAKFSPSEMSPRQIRKTIDAFANSAELAQLAGYDGVEVMGSEGYLINQFICKRTNMRYDDWGGSYKKRIRFPLEIVKAIRAAVGKDFIIIFRLSMLDLVEQGSTFEDVVELAQALEEAGVTIINTGIGWHEARIPTIATQVPRSAFSWVTEKVKPYLKVPVITCNRINTPDEAEKILSTGQADMVSMARPFLADPEFVLKAEQNNAQFINTCIGCNQACLDNVFKAKRASCLVNPRACHETEIVVQPAEVKKRVAVIGAGPAGLSCATTLSERGHQVDLIERNDRIGGQFRLAMQIPGKEEFRETIRYFANRIDETGVNLKLDTEATFEMLSDYDEVVMASGVEPRKVKIDGIDDPDKVVDYQTLIKEKTPTGEKIAIVGAGGIGIDVATMLTEPAGHNLDDWLHDWGIDKEMSHPGGLYPYPDSFSDKTVWVLQRKVGRVGKGPGKTTGWIHKRTLEKRGVNLMGGVSYNKIDAEGLHISIKGKPQLLEADKIVICAGQESVRPFEDKWHDLGEKLHVIGGADHAGELDAVRAIRQGVELAIKL is encoded by the coding sequence ATGTCAGCCATGTACCCACATTTATTAGAGCCATTAGATCTTGGATTCACTCAATTGCGAAATCGCGTTTTGATGGGATCAATGCATACAGGTTTAGAAGAGCACAAAGAAGGTTTGCAAAAACTCGCAGCGTTTTATGAAGAACGCGCTAAAGGCGGTGTTGGACTAATAGTGACTGGGGGCTTCTCACCAAACTTACGTGGACGTTTACATCCATTAAGTGCGGAGTTTAGTAAGCCAAAACATGCGCGAGCTCATCAAGTGGTCACTGAAGCCGTGCATAAACATGGTGGGAAAATAGCACTGCAAATTTTACATGCTGGTCGTTACGCGATGCACCCTTTTGCTCAAAGTGCGTCTGGCATGAAAGCGCCTATCGCTAAATTTTCTCCAAGCGAAATGAGCCCTCGTCAAATCAGAAAAACCATTGATGCCTTCGCAAACAGCGCCGAACTTGCACAGCTTGCAGGGTATGACGGTGTAGAAGTGATGGGATCAGAAGGGTATTTGATTAACCAATTTATCTGTAAACGCACCAATATGCGATATGACGATTGGGGCGGTAGCTACAAAAAACGCATTCGATTCCCATTAGAGATAGTGAAAGCAATTCGTGCCGCCGTCGGAAAAGATTTCATCATTATTTTCCGTTTATCCATGCTCGACTTGGTTGAGCAGGGCAGTACATTTGAAGATGTTGTTGAGCTTGCGCAAGCACTAGAAGAAGCAGGTGTCACCATTATTAATACGGGCATTGGTTGGCATGAAGCACGAATTCCAACGATTGCCACGCAAGTACCGCGCTCAGCATTCTCTTGGGTCACTGAAAAAGTAAAACCTTATCTAAAAGTACCAGTGATCACATGTAATCGAATCAATACGCCGGACGAAGCCGAAAAAATATTAAGCACTGGGCAAGCCGATATGGTGTCAATGGCGCGTCCATTCCTTGCCGACCCTGAATTTGTATTAAAAGCTGAGCAAAATAATGCGCAATTTATTAATACCTGTATCGGTTGTAATCAAGCGTGTCTCGATAATGTATTTAAAGCGAAACGAGCCAGTTGCCTAGTCAACCCGAGAGCATGTCATGAAACCGAGATTGTCGTTCAGCCTGCTGAAGTGAAAAAACGTGTCGCGGTCATTGGGGCTGGCCCAGCGGGGCTCTCTTGTGCAACCACCTTATCTGAACGAGGGCACCAAGTGGATCTCATTGAGCGAAATGATCGAATTGGTGGTCAATTCCGCTTGGCAATGCAGATCCCAGGAAAAGAAGAGTTCAGAGAGACCATTCGATACTTTGCTAACCGTATTGATGAGACAGGTGTGAACTTGAAGCTGGATACTGAAGCAACGTTTGAGATGCTTAGTGACTATGATGAAGTGGTGATGGCGTCTGGGGTTGAACCGCGTAAAGTGAAAATTGACGGTATTGATGATCCCGATAAAGTTGTTGATTATCAAACATTGATTAAAGAAAAAACACCAACGGGTGAAAAAATTGCGATTGTTGGTGCTGGAGGCATCGGTATTGATGTCGCAACCATGTTAACTGAGCCTGCCGGACATAATTTAGATGACTGGTTGCATGATTGGGGTATTGATAAAGAGATGTCACATCCGGGGGGCTTATATCCATACCCAGATTCATTCAGTGATAAAACGGTATGGGTTTTACAGCGTAAAGTAGGACGAGTAGGAAAAGGGCCGGGTAAAACGACAGGATGGATCCATAAGCGCACATTAGAAAAACGTGGTGTGAATTTAATGGGCGGGGTCAGTTACAACAAAATTGATGCCGAAGGGTTACACATTTCGATTAAAGGTAAGCCGCAGTTACTTGAGGCTGATAAAATTGTCATTTGTGCAGGTCAGGAATCGGTGCGTCCGTTTGAAGACAAATGGCATGATTTAGGGGAAAAACTTCATGTAATTGGTGGGGCGGATCATGCCGGAGAACTGGATGCCGTAAGAGCAATACGTCAAGGGGTTGAGTTGGCGATTAAGCTGTAA
- the sppA gene encoding signal peptide peptidase SppA — translation MKTVFNFIRMIFKGIWKAITFIRLALANLLFLLSIAIVYFVYFHGNAEQPQVQKESALVLNLSGPIVEQSRQINPMDSVTGSLLGQDLPKENVLFDIVETIRAAKDDEKITGIVLALRELPETNLTKLRYIAKALNEFKSSGKPIYAIGDFYNQSQYYLASYADKVYLSPDGGVMIKGYSAYSLYYKTLLEKLDVNTHVFRVGTYKSAIEPFIRDDMSKAAKQSASRWLTQLWGAYVDDVSNNRQIDVKTLNPSMKEFLALMKSVDGDLAALSLKLGLVDELATRQQVRAAMADVFGSDGNDSYNAMGYYEYRTTLAPQLNTASDDIAVIIASGAILDGQQPRGTVGGDTTAALLRQARNDDKVKAVVLRVDSPGGSAFASEVIRNEVQAIQASGKPVVVSMSSLAASGGYWISAGADQIMAQPTTLTGSIGIFSVITTFEKGLNKLGVYTDGVGTSPFSDVGITKGLSKGAADAFQLGIEHGYNRFLGLVGESRNMSREQVDSVAQGRVWTGQDALKHGLVDKMGDFDDAVALAAELAQLSEYNIYWVEEPLSPAEQFIQEFINQVQISVGLDVNSLLPASIRPISEQLTQDAQLLNSFNDPKGQYAFCLNCQVQ, via the coding sequence ATGAAAACAGTATTTAACTTTATACGCATGATTTTTAAAGGTATTTGGAAAGCCATTACTTTTATTCGTCTTGCTCTGGCTAACCTGCTCTTTTTGCTCAGTATTGCCATTGTTTATTTTGTCTATTTCCATGGTAATGCCGAACAACCGCAAGTACAGAAAGAGTCAGCACTGGTTCTTAATCTTTCTGGGCCGATTGTGGAGCAAAGTCGCCAAATCAATCCAATGGATTCAGTCACAGGCTCACTGCTTGGACAAGATCTTCCAAAAGAGAATGTGCTTTTCGATATTGTGGAAACCATCCGAGCCGCAAAAGACGATGAAAAAATCACAGGTATTGTGCTCGCCTTGCGTGAATTACCAGAAACCAATTTAACGAAGTTGCGTTACATCGCTAAAGCACTCAATGAGTTTAAATCTTCAGGTAAACCTATTTACGCCATTGGCGATTTTTATAATCAGAGCCAATATTATTTAGCCAGTTATGCCGATAAGGTTTATCTGTCTCCTGATGGTGGCGTAATGATCAAAGGGTATAGTGCTTACTCCTTATATTACAAAACCTTACTAGAAAAGTTAGACGTCAATACCCATGTCTTCCGTGTCGGTACATATAAATCAGCCATTGAACCTTTCATTCGCGATGATATGTCAAAGGCAGCGAAACAATCTGCATCACGTTGGTTGACTCAATTATGGGGCGCGTATGTTGATGACGTATCCAATAATCGCCAAATAGATGTCAAAACACTGAACCCTTCAATGAAAGAGTTCCTTGCTCTGATGAAATCCGTCGATGGTGATCTTGCAGCTCTCTCTTTGAAACTAGGTTTAGTGGATGAACTTGCGACTCGACAACAAGTTAGAGCAGCAATGGCTGATGTATTTGGCAGTGATGGTAACGACAGCTACAACGCTATGGGGTATTACGAATATCGCACCACACTTGCACCACAGCTCAATACTGCGAGTGACGATATTGCAGTGATCATTGCAAGTGGCGCTATTCTTGATGGCCAGCAACCACGCGGTACTGTCGGTGGAGACACAACAGCCGCTCTACTTCGTCAGGCTCGAAATGATGACAAAGTTAAAGCGGTGGTTTTACGTGTTGATAGCCCGGGTGGAAGTGCGTTCGCATCAGAAGTTATTCGCAACGAAGTTCAAGCGATTCAAGCGTCTGGAAAACCCGTAGTTGTATCTATGTCTAGTCTTGCTGCTTCTGGTGGCTACTGGATTTCCGCGGGGGCCGATCAAATTATGGCTCAGCCGACAACATTGACTGGATCGATTGGTATTTTCAGTGTGATCACGACGTTCGAAAAAGGCCTTAATAAGCTAGGGGTATACACTGATGGCGTAGGAACATCACCATTCTCCGACGTTGGGATCACGAAAGGTTTATCCAAAGGCGCAGCCGATGCCTTCCAACTAGGAATTGAACATGGCTACAATCGCTTCCTTGGGTTAGTTGGTGAGAGCCGTAACATGTCCCGTGAACAAGTGGACTCTGTCGCTCAAGGCCGAGTTTGGACAGGCCAAGATGCATTGAAACATGGCCTGGTCGATAAAATGGGTGATTTCGATGATGCTGTTGCGCTTGCTGCTGAGCTAGCACAATTAAGTGAATACAATATTTACTGGGTGGAAGAGCCACTTTCACCAGCAGAGCAATTTATACAGGAGTTTATCAATCAAGTTCAGATATCCGTTGGGCTAGATGTTAATTCTTTGCTTCCTGCGAGCATTCGCCCTATCTCAGAACAATTAACTCAAGACGCTCAATTACTCAACAGTTTTAACGACCCTAAAGGGCAATATGCTTTTTGTTTAAACTGCCAAGTTCAATAA
- the ansA gene encoding asparaginase: MARKHIYIAYTGGTIGMQKSDHGFVPVAGFMEKQLQSMPEFHRPEMPDYTIHEYEPLIDSSDMTPMDWQQIADDIRENYDKYDGFVILHGTDTMAYTASALSFMLENLGKPVIVTGSQIPLAQLRSDGQANLLNALHIAANYPINEVSLFFNNQLMRGNRSTKSHADGFSAFTSPNMPALLDAGINIQINSSITVNQQPEGAFKVHDITPQPIGVITMYPGISHEVIRNTLLQPVKAMILLTFGVGNAPQNPELLSHLKDASERGVIVVNLTQCLAGKVNMGGYATGCALAESGVISGFDMTPEAALAKLHFLLSQNLSYDEIKTKMQQVLRGEMSL, translated from the coding sequence ATGGCTAGAAAACATATCTATATCGCCTACACAGGCGGAACCATCGGCATGCAAAAATCAGATCATGGCTTTGTTCCTGTCGCTGGTTTCATGGAAAAACAATTACAAAGCATGCCTGAGTTTCATCGACCAGAAATGCCAGATTACACGATCCACGAATACGAACCTCTGATCGATTCTTCAGATATGACACCAATGGATTGGCAACAAATTGCTGATGACATTAGAGAAAACTACGATAAGTATGATGGGTTCGTTATTCTTCATGGTACTGATACCATGGCATATACCGCTTCGGCCTTATCGTTCATGCTTGAGAACTTAGGCAAACCAGTCATCGTAACGGGTTCACAAATCCCTCTGGCTCAGTTACGTTCTGACGGTCAAGCTAACTTGCTTAATGCGCTTCATATTGCAGCCAACTATCCTATCAATGAAGTGTCGCTCTTTTTCAATAATCAATTGATGAGAGGTAATCGTAGTACTAAATCTCACGCAGATGGTTTCAGCGCATTTACTTCACCAAACATGCCAGCACTACTAGATGCAGGGATTAACATCCAGATAAACAGCAGCATTACGGTCAACCAGCAACCTGAAGGCGCTTTTAAGGTTCACGATATTACACCTCAACCTATTGGTGTAATTACAATGTACCCAGGCATTTCACACGAAGTCATTCGCAATACATTGCTACAGCCTGTAAAAGCGATGATCTTACTGACTTTTGGAGTAGGTAATGCACCACAGAACCCTGAGTTGCTAAGCCACTTAAAAGATGCGTCTGAGCGTGGCGTGATTGTGGTCAACCTAACGCAATGTTTGGCAGGAAAAGTCAATATGGGGGGTTACGCTACAGGCTGTGCTCTTGCAGAATCAGGAGTGATTAGCGGCTTCGACATGACCCCAGAAGCGGCGTTGGCTAAGTTACACTTTTTACTTAGCCAAAACTTGAGCTATGACGAAATTAAAACCAAAATGCAGCAAGTTCTGCGTGGTGAAATGAGCCTATAA
- a CDS encoding YeaC family protein: MNPEQLLDAMTPEVYERLNFAVETGKWPEGTSLSKEQRDSCMQAVMLYQSKHNVDAQHMTVAAGGDISFKSKAELKKQFQADQSDIVRMNVSRG, translated from the coding sequence ATGAACCCAGAACAATTACTCGACGCGATGACTCCTGAAGTTTACGAACGTTTAAATTTTGCTGTAGAAACAGGCAAGTGGCCTGAGGGTACATCACTTTCTAAAGAGCAGCGAGATTCATGTATGCAAGCTGTGATGTTGTATCAATCTAAGCATAATGTAGATGCGCAACATATGACAGTTGCGGCTGGTGGTGATATTAGCTTTAAGTCGAAAGCTGAATTAAAAAAACAGTTTCAAGCCGATCAAAGTGATATCGTGAGAATGAACGTGAGTCGTGGCTAA
- a CDS encoding DUF2989 domain-containing protein, translated as MKTLKWLVALSVPLIVSGCFENNNTTEKLCNNNPDLRCDQLNMNDGQCRLPRTDLIWHRFEVKKNPTDDNKIKEYEFVAAYSKCLELASQIAPIDQTLLKQKRFNALIHSIAEKERIAGELTNSTAPNTLYFLWSQIGSDNARRKFLRLEGTKQLETAELQYALATFYTTRDKPKTISLLHNALVLTKPGKLNSEIVKSLASINQSLGYSEHSYIWAIVGKEFEVPIASERDLQRMYGFDQEKVDRLNTIAENIADEIKDGNYSRNMLPKIDKLQ; from the coding sequence ATGAAAACTCTAAAATGGCTAGTCGCTCTTTCTGTACCACTCATCGTTAGTGGCTGCTTTGAAAATAATAACACCACAGAAAAACTGTGTAATAACAACCCAGATCTACGTTGTGACCAACTCAATATGAATGATGGTCAATGCCGTTTACCGAGAACGGATCTTATCTGGCACCGATTTGAAGTGAAGAAAAACCCAACGGATGACAATAAAATCAAAGAGTATGAATTTGTCGCTGCTTACAGTAAGTGTCTAGAACTCGCATCTCAAATCGCCCCTATCGATCAAACTCTTTTGAAACAAAAACGTTTTAACGCTCTGATACACAGCATCGCGGAAAAAGAACGTATTGCCGGAGAGTTAACAAACTCTACCGCGCCCAACACGCTCTATTTTTTATGGAGCCAAATTGGCAGTGACAATGCCCGTAGAAAATTTTTGCGCTTAGAAGGGACAAAACAACTCGAAACCGCTGAGCTACAGTACGCACTTGCGACCTTCTACACGACTCGTGATAAACCGAAAACCATTTCTTTGCTGCACAATGCCCTCGTCTTAACCAAGCCAGGTAAGTTAAATAGCGAAATCGTAAAATCGCTTGCGAGCATTAACCAGTCTCTTGGGTATTCTGAGCACTCTTACATTTGGGCCATTGTCGGTAAAGAATTTGAAGTTCCCATTGCTTCTGAACGCGACTTACAGCGAATGTATGGTTTTGATCAAGAAAAAGTCGACCGACTCAACACCATCGCTGAAAATATCGCAGACGAGATAAAAGACGGTAACTATTCTCGAAACATGCTGCCTAAAATAGACAAGCTGCAATAA
- the msrB gene encoding peptide-methionine (R)-S-oxide reductase MsrB, with protein sequence MWRDVNMNNDVNKMRKPDEHWREALSDTEYKVCREQGTEAPFSGKLLHNRETGIYCCTCCQSPLFISDNKYDSGCGWPSFDAPINDEAIRYLEDTSHGMKRLEIRCAACDSHLGHVFPDGPPTTNERFCVNSVSLVFNKKEKSGE encoded by the coding sequence ATATGGAGAGATGTTAACATGAATAATGATGTTAATAAGATGCGAAAGCCTGATGAACACTGGCGTGAGGCCTTGTCTGATACCGAATATAAGGTTTGTCGGGAACAAGGAACAGAAGCGCCTTTTTCTGGAAAATTATTGCACAATAGAGAGACGGGTATCTATTGCTGCACCTGCTGTCAGTCGCCACTGTTTATCTCAGATAATAAATACGATTCTGGTTGTGGTTGGCCAAGTTTCGATGCGCCGATCAATGATGAAGCGATCCGATATTTAGAGGATACAAGTCACGGAATGAAGCGACTCGAGATCCGCTGTGCTGCATGTGATAGCCACCTAGGTCACGTTTTTCCTGATGGGCCTCCAACAACAAATGAAAGATTTTGTGTCAACTCGGTGTCGTTAGTTTTCAACAAAAAAGAAAAAAGCGGTGAATAA
- the gap gene encoding type I glyceraldehyde-3-phosphate dehydrogenase, with the protein MTIKVGINGFGRIGRFVFRAAQERNDIEVVGINDLIDLDYMAYMLKYDSTHGRFNGTVEVEGGNLIVNGKTVRVTAERNPEELKWDAINVDVVAEATGLFLTDETARKHITAGAKKVVLTGPSKDATPMIVMGVNQDTYAGQDIVSNASCTTNCLAPVAKVLNDKFGIESGLMTTVHATTATQKTVDGPSAKDWRGGRGASQNIIPSSTGAAKAVGVVLPELNGLLTGMAFRVPTANVSVVDLTVNLKTAASYEAICAAMKEASEGELKGVLGYTEDAVVSQDFIGEVQTSVFDAKAGVALTDKFVKVVSWYDNEIGYSNKVLDLIAHISK; encoded by the coding sequence ATGACTATCAAAGTTGGTATTAATGGTTTTGGTCGTATCGGCCGTTTCGTATTCCGTGCAGCACAAGAACGTAATGACATCGAAGTTGTAGGTATTAACGACCTTATCGATCTTGACTACATGGCTTACATGCTAAAATACGATTCAACTCACGGCCGTTTCAACGGTACTGTTGAAGTTGAAGGCGGTAACCTAATCGTTAACGGTAAAACTGTTCGTGTAACAGCTGAGCGTAACCCAGAAGAACTTAAGTGGGATGCAATCAACGTAGACGTTGTTGCTGAAGCTACTGGTCTTTTCCTAACAGACGAGACTGCACGTAAGCACATCACTGCTGGTGCTAAGAAAGTTGTTCTTACTGGTCCTTCAAAAGACGCAACTCCTATGATCGTTATGGGCGTTAACCAAGACACTTACGCTGGTCAAGATATCGTTTCTAACGCTTCTTGTACTACTAACTGTCTAGCTCCTGTAGCTAAAGTTCTTAACGACAAGTTCGGTATCGAATCTGGTCTTATGACTACAGTTCACGCTACTACAGCAACTCAAAAAACTGTAGATGGCCCTTCTGCTAAAGACTGGCGCGGTGGCCGTGGTGCTTCTCAAAACATCATCCCATCTTCAACTGGTGCTGCTAAAGCTGTAGGCGTTGTTCTTCCAGAACTAAACGGCCTTCTAACTGGTATGGCTTTCCGTGTACCAACTGCTAACGTTTCTGTAGTTGACCTAACAGTTAACCTAAAAACTGCTGCATCTTACGAAGCGATCTGTGCTGCTATGAAAGAAGCATCTGAAGGCGAACTTAAAGGCGTTCTTGGTTACACTGAAGACGCAGTTGTATCACAAGATTTCATCGGTGAAGTTCAAACTTCAGTATTCGATGCTAAAGCTGGTGTTGCACTAACTGACAAATTCGTTAAAGTTGTATCTTGGTACGACAACGAAATCGGTTACTCAAACAAAGTTCTAGACCTAATCGCTCACATCTCTAAGTAA
- a CDS encoding D-hexose-6-phosphate mutarotase, which produces MTLRHFPTVSVLSDNVTIIEKNGIKIVRVIHEKAEAGISLHGGHVLWFKPQGQDDVIWLSDNAEFDTAKAFRGGIPICWPWFGRIAAPAHGFARTSQWTLIDHRENHHGVIVSLGLEQNERTLAIWPHQFQARVNIEITETLKVTLDVSNTDTKPWVFSGALHTYLNVGDIHQTQTTGMGSEYIDSLLDAKVCQGGDVLTLTDTIDRVYTSPTDQIEVQDDQLQRTLVVKNQGDNSAVLWNPWAQGAQGMGDMTDDGYLTMLCVESALHAPSIEMGKTLQPGESHQLVTEILVK; this is translated from the coding sequence ATGACTTTACGCCACTTTCCAACAGTGTCAGTTCTATCTGACAACGTCACCATCATTGAAAAAAACGGTATTAAAATTGTTCGAGTGATCCACGAAAAAGCAGAAGCAGGTATTTCTTTGCACGGTGGGCACGTCTTATGGTTCAAACCTCAAGGACAAGATGATGTCATTTGGCTAAGTGACAATGCAGAATTCGATACTGCAAAAGCATTTCGTGGAGGCATTCCTATCTGCTGGCCTTGGTTTGGTCGCATCGCCGCACCTGCTCATGGTTTTGCACGTACGAGCCAATGGACACTGATCGATCACCGAGAAAACCATCATGGCGTCATCGTTAGCCTAGGGCTCGAACAAAATGAGCGCACTCTTGCCATATGGCCGCATCAATTCCAAGCCCGCGTAAACATCGAAATAACAGAAACACTGAAAGTCACTCTGGATGTCAGCAACACCGATACCAAGCCATGGGTTTTCTCAGGAGCCCTCCATACCTACCTCAATGTTGGTGATATTCACCAAACTCAAACTACCGGTATGGGTTCTGAATATATTGATAGCCTACTTGATGCGAAAGTATGCCAAGGTGGAGATGTGCTAACACTCACCGATACCATTGATCGCGTTTACACCTCTCCAACGGATCAGATTGAAGTTCAAGATGACCAACTACAACGAACTCTTGTGGTTAAAAACCAAGGCGATAATTCAGCAGTATTATGGAACCCGTGGGCTCAAGGCGCTCAAGGTATGGGTGATATGACTGATGACGGCTACTTGACCATGTTATGTGTAGAATCGGCTTTACATGCCCCAAGCATCGAAATGGGTAAGACATTGCAGCCAGGTGAAAGCCACCAACTCGTTACTGAAATTTTAGTTAAATAA
- the rlmA gene encoding 23S rRNA (guanine(745)-N(1))-methyltransferase: MAYQCPLCQQALSQVDKTFKCVKNHQFDLAKEGYVNLMPAHHKHSKNPGDNKEMMQARRRFLEGNHYDPMRQEVARLCQSYLADTNHQLLDIGCGEGYYTDQIERSITAQSPNARVFGLDISKVAIRYAAKRYTNCHFSVASSHRLPFADHSLDAILRIYAPCKADELVRCVSDHGVVITVTPAGRHLYQLRERIYDGVKLHSEEAEEIEGFALEHQQKLNYMMDLPGQEAFDLLQMTPFAWKASDELRQELKSASLFQCEADFMLRVYRKQ, encoded by the coding sequence ATGGCTTATCAATGCCCACTATGCCAACAGGCTCTTTCGCAAGTAGACAAAACCTTTAAATGCGTCAAGAACCATCAATTTGATTTGGCAAAAGAGGGGTATGTAAACCTGATGCCGGCACATCATAAGCACAGTAAAAATCCAGGTGATAATAAGGAGATGATGCAAGCTCGTCGACGTTTTCTGGAAGGAAATCACTACGATCCTATGCGTCAAGAAGTCGCTCGCCTATGCCAATCATATTTAGCAGATACCAACCATCAACTTCTTGATATAGGTTGTGGCGAAGGTTACTACACCGATCAGATCGAACGAAGCATCACGGCTCAATCGCCAAATGCTCGCGTATTTGGACTCGACATCTCTAAAGTTGCCATTCGTTATGCAGCTAAACGCTACACTAATTGTCACTTCTCAGTAGCCTCAAGCCATCGCTTACCTTTCGCAGATCATTCTCTGGATGCCATTTTACGTATCTATGCCCCATGTAAAGCAGATGAGCTTGTACGCTGCGTGTCTGATCATGGTGTTGTTATCACCGTAACACCTGCTGGCCGTCATTTATATCAGCTTAGAGAGCGTATTTATGATGGAGTAAAGCTACACAGTGAAGAAGCAGAAGAGATTGAAGGCTTTGCGCTGGAGCATCAGCAAAAATTGAACTACATGATGGATCTGCCAGGCCAAGAGGCGTTCGACTTATTACAAATGACCCCTTTTGCTTGGAAAGCCAGCGATGAACTTCGACAAGAACTTAAATCAGCATCACTATTTCAGTGCGAAGCTGATTTTATGCTTAGAGTCTACCGCAAACAGTAA
- a CDS encoding ChaN family lipoprotein: MRIIFIFLTTLLTGCSAASIFSPQSENVLHSASVSAVQNQQVDTFYDYQLATPTGQILSISALTEHITDADVILIGEWHTHSAIHRFQTDLLKQLNTQKANITLSMEQFSRDSQPVLNQYLAGEIGEQPFTKQANAWPNYESDYRPLIEYAKSNQVDVIAANAPKAIVQCIGRVGLEYLETLPVQQRRDIAETVDNSASEYKEKFMASLHHGTPEQTEKQYSAQISWDETMAESITHYLAQNPDKQVMHIAGKFHTEGGLGTATSILNRNSALNIVVITPVTQLQPNSSDYQLLVLDPPTRFVKPENRMKAYKALSQRNKDLKCD; encoded by the coding sequence ATGCGTATTATTTTTATTTTTCTCACCACCCTACTCACAGGTTGCTCGGCAGCGTCTATTTTTAGCCCACAATCTGAAAACGTGCTCCACTCGGCTTCCGTCTCTGCGGTTCAAAATCAGCAAGTCGACACATTTTACGACTATCAACTTGCCACTCCGACTGGCCAAATACTGTCAATAAGTGCGCTTACTGAGCACATTACTGACGCCGATGTCATTTTAATTGGCGAGTGGCATACGCACTCAGCGATACACCGTTTTCAAACCGATTTGCTCAAACAGCTAAATACTCAAAAGGCCAATATCACTCTGTCGATGGAGCAATTCTCACGAGATTCACAACCTGTACTTAATCAGTATCTTGCAGGAGAGATTGGCGAACAACCATTCACGAAGCAAGCGAATGCATGGCCCAATTATGAAAGTGATTACCGTCCTCTCATCGAATATGCTAAGTCGAATCAGGTCGATGTGATCGCAGCAAACGCGCCAAAAGCCATCGTTCAGTGCATAGGGAGAGTTGGGCTAGAGTATTTAGAAACGCTTCCCGTTCAACAACGTCGCGACATTGCCGAAACGGTCGATAATTCTGCGTCTGAATATAAAGAAAAATTCATGGCATCACTGCACCACGGAACACCAGAGCAGACAGAAAAGCAGTACTCCGCACAGATTAGCTGGGATGAAACGATGGCAGAAAGTATCACCCATTACTTAGCTCAAAACCCTGACAAACAAGTGATGCACATTGCAGGAAAGTTTCATACTGAGGGTGGATTGGGCACCGCAACTTCAATCCTCAATCGTAACTCAGCATTGAACATTGTGGTGATCACGCCAGTTACTCAGCTTCAACCCAACAGTTCAGATTATCAACTGCTTGTTCTTGATCCCCCAACCCGTTTTGTTAAACCTGAAAATAGAATGAAAGCTTATAAAGCTCTCAGCCAACGCAACAAAGATCTGAAGTGTGACTAG